The following nucleotide sequence is from Mangifera indica cultivar Alphonso chromosome 1, CATAS_Mindica_2.1, whole genome shotgun sequence.
ATTTTTCACAACATGTTCCACACACATATGaccataaattaattatattttaatgcCCTTTTAAGAGTATTTGTTAAGATacatgtttttataattaaaattaattaatgtaagAAACACCAACTAAtcatctatcttttatttttgaagggTTAATGTGTTGTCAGTGAAATAATCTCCAgctaattttcatttaaatagaTGTTTATTacttcaatattaattttgtgttCGTCAGCTAGCCAGTTGAATTACTGTTCCCGCctgaactttgatgaaattaatCTTCCACCTTAAAAGTATGAAAGGTTTATTTATCTACCCATCATTTATTTCcgttaataaaaattgttacaTGAAAGAGTAgaataatcatttttctttttttcttcatttcttcttcttcatgtcTTATGTTACATTAAATCTCTCTTTCTCAATAGAACTTAGATTTTAGActttaattaactaaaatagaCATGCACTTTTATTACGTGTATGAGAAATGAAGATAGGTCTAATGACAATGACGTCTTCCATGTTTCTTCGTCTCCTAGTCATGAAAGAAAAACCCTGATTAAGTCTTTGACTATCCTTTCATGCGCTATTGATGTTAGagttattattttcattaactCATCTTTGGAAAGAACATGCCTACCAACCTTAGGACTAACACTTCCTCTACCTGAATATAACTAGAATCACATCAGAATTAGTGGAGATATCTCTAAAACTAGAGGTGTTTTTAGAATCTTTAATGTGAGTATGtagatttaatatttgataGTGGTTGTTGAACACactgatatattatctatgaaTAAGAGAATATGAAACCAACCAATCGTTTACTGTTATTGgagtttttttaagttttgctTCTTATGTAAAAGAcatagaaaatgacaaaaataatatgtGTAAAGGAAAGAGATGATTTTTTCCACCCGACATGCAACACCATGTGTAAACTTTGAGTAAATATATTGAccaaaacaaattcaatattcATAACTCCAAACCCATAAAGATCTTTCAACAGTTGGTATGAACATTGAAACGAGGTAGATTCAAGCAGTGATTCAACTCAATCGAGTTGATGTTGTCCTTTAACAAAGATTTCATATTGTAAGTGGTGAGGGAGAGAGTGAGAGAATCAAAAGGCAACAAGAAGTCTAACATTTTTGCTAAGTGGTGGTTGAACTAGTAGATAGAGATCCCATCTAACACATTTTTCACCTTGAAAAGTGAATAAGCTAAAATAGGTTGATTAGTTGGGTCAACAAACCAATTGTACATACAAGTAGCCTCAAATCTAAGTTGTTATTACACCGACAAACCATTGACATTGAGTACAACTCTCATATCAATAGAATGGATATTACATATTGCTATATATACCAAAAGATGTATTTTTTActgtatttttaataaatttaacctTTACAAAGGTTAACAAGTTTCGTGTATTAGTTAAGTAAAACTCATCACTAACTTCATATGAAATTCTTTaacaacaatctaaccaataaaaCCTTTATTTACTTGTTTATGACATATACATTTTAAATCCATCCAAAAATGGGAACATTTCCAAAAGCAAATGACATAACATACCTTTTCCTATCCTTTGGAGCTTTTAATTAATAGACCAATTTACACTCAAATGGTTCAAAAACACCTCCTTggaatcaaaagaaaaagattttcaaCTAATTACCACACCTTAAGCATTTGAAATCTTGGAATTTGGTTGAAGGGTTGATGAATTTAGGGCGAGGGGTAATTTCATCATGAAAAATTGAAGGGAAGATGTGCTTCTTGGGCTAGTCCATGGGAGTAAATGGGCTCAAAGAACCCAACTCAATGTGAAAATCCGGACCCGGAACAAAACTCAACGCATCCCCAGCCCAAAGCGAAGCCACAGTCATGCTGACATGGCCAAGTTTCATTGGTTACATAAGTAGCAATAAAGCTAACACGTAGGAAAACTACGGTTGAAATTCCACGTGGATTCTAACGATTGGTTTAACCAACGTGGAATGGAATGCTGACCCTCCTCAAAATTCCCTTCACCTCTAACATCGAACCCCACCTTAAAAATCAAGATTTAATAGAAACTGAGTTTTATCGATCTCATCTTTCTCTTTCCCATTTCCTATTGCATTTGCAATCTCCGAATCGAAGTGTTACACCATACTACGGCATGTCGTTTATGTAACTACTTAGATTTTACTCTCGAATAAGCTGAAAAATGAATCTCTTAAGTTTCTGTTGTGTTATGGATGTCATGGCATGGAGAGGCACGTTTTTTACagtatttattcttcattttgtGTTCGCTTGCCAGTTTCTCTTGTTGCAGCCGCTTGTTTCAGCTTTGGGTATTGTTTACTTGTCACTTTGATATCCGTTTTggcttttataatttaattaaattgaagcattgtttatttattctagaaatttattcaggtgaaattgaaattacatGCCTTGATCTGTTACTCttgtgtaaatattatttttctggTTAGAAATGCTTTCATATTGATTGATTAAATTGCTTcgtattgttaaaattaacatgtAATCAGATTCATTTAGCGTGTCTTTCTGTTTTTAATGTTgtattttgtgaaatttttatttttgtctgtGTTTGGAAATTATCAAATCGAATACTTTGATGCTTGCCTTTTGCAGTTCTTGGCCGCAGAAGTTTAAATTTGTGTGTCTTATGGGTATTATAATTGTATGTTGTAGATGGGAAACCTGGAAATGCTGCTGAGTTGTTTGAAAGAGTTTCGCAAAGTATAAAGGTGAAACATTACATTGAAGCACTAAACGATCTTAATGCTGCTATTGAGGCAGATCCTACTCTTTCAGAAGCATATTATCATCGTGGAGCTGTCCTGCGCCAGTTATGCAGGTTCGCTTGTAGTGGAAATTTTTATTCTGTCCTTATTTCTGTGTTTGCCATTTTTACAGAAAATGGTTAATCTTtcgaaaatttttgaaaactgtGTCTGGGTTTCAATATCCTGATAGTTTTGCTCTATTTATTCCATCTTCGTATATGCTTTGGACATTCAATTCTCACCTTCATTATAGCTTTTAATGCCATTCTATTTGGTTTTACTTTGTTGGAAAGTTTATTCTGTGTCTTATTCTTTATATCCTTGTGTTATAGGCGTGTTCTTCCTGTTTGAGatcatatctttatatttttgagaaattCACTGTGATCATCATGATCTCATAACATAGCATGCTAGTCCATCTTGAAAACCTGCTTTATGAAACATCTGGAGTTCTTTATGGGAGGATAGTATTAGCCTATAAGTCTGCTTAGGttgattaggaaaaaaaaattgaacaattacACTATTGGATTGTTCATTGTTAGTTTGGTTCAAGTTGGTTAATCTAGTAAGCTGAAGGTACTAAATGGGCTTGTATTGGTTTTCTTAATACCAGCTATGAGACACTACtactaattattttctttttcatagcTTAGTTGAATTTTACAGTCAGTTgtggaaagaaaaatatttttaagctaGAAACAACCTGTGCAGCCGCTCTTTATTTCTGTCCTGCCCTCCCACTCCTGATTGGATACTTATATGATTCAGGCACTTTTTCAATGTAGATATGAGGAATCTGAGAAGAACTACAGAAAGTTTCTAGAGTTGAAACCAGGGGACTCAGTTGCAGAAAAGGATCTTTCTCAATTGCTTCAGGCTAAGAGCTCTTTGGATACAGCTTTTAAGCTTTTTGACTCAGGCGACTACACAAAACCCTTGGAATACGTTGATAAAGTTGTTCTTGTTTTTTCACCAGCTTGCACTAAGGTATCTTCTCCTTGCTGTGTTGTTTGACCCAGGAGAGTTAAGAGTAAGGCTTAGCAAGTTTAGCACTAAGCTGGCTATTAACTGATGTGAATCACATGTTGCAGGCTAAATTCCTTAAAGTGAAGTTGTTGTTGGCAGCTAAAGACTATTCTACTGCCATTTCTGAAACTGGATATATTCTCAAGGAAGATGAGAATAACCTAGAAGCATTGTTGCTCCGTGGACGTGCGTACTACTATTTAGCAGATCATGATGTTGCTCAAAGGTTTCTTAACATCTTAGCTGTTTATCATGGTATTTgcaatataatttttcaaagtagAATTTTATATTCACAATATTTGTTATCTTTAGGCATTATCAGAAAGGACTTCGCTCAGATCCAGAGCATAGTGAACTTAAGAAAGCATATTTTGGATTGAAAAATTTGCTTAAGAAGACAAAAAGTGTAAGATCTCTAATATACTTTGGTATATTTattcccttttttaattttagttttagttctTTTTCTAGGTTGGGGCGGGGTGTGAGATAGGGTGGAGGCTTGGTTCTCTTCTCATCAAGCAACCCTTTTTAGGGCTTTGTAGGGCAATAACATGATGAAGTCTGTGTTGataatctattattattatacctgaagttattattatttttttctacagGCAGAAGATAATGTAAATAAGGGTAAGCTGCGCCTCGCAGTGGAGGACTACAATGCAGCTCTTGCGTTGGACCCTAATCATACTGCACATAATGTACATCTTCATCTTGGTCTGTGCAAGGTCTTGGTCAAGCTTGGCAGGGGGAAGGACGCTTTAAGTAGTTGCAATGACGCACTTGACATTGATGGGGATCTTCTTGAAGCCTTAGTTCAGGTTTGTTGTGTTTCCTTCCCTTTcctattcatttgattttatagGAATTATTCTATACATTTATGTATCATTTAGTTACCATGGTCAATTTTTTTGTAGTTCTTTCTGTTATACATATCTATGCTCACGTTCTTTAGCTTGCCTGGCATTTTTTAGAGGGGTGAAGCTAAACTTTTAACTGAGGACTGGGAAGGAGCAGTTGCAGATTTCAAATCAGCTGCTCAACAATCACCTCAGGTTAGTCATTATAAAGTTCATATGTTATTTGTGTGAAGATGTGTTATAAGCTTCAACAATGATGTTGTAGGCTGCTGGTATATTACTATAATCAGTTAACTTTCCGGGCATAACACCTAGTAGTCATCCTTCTCTATTAATCATTGATTGGATCACTATGGTGTACCTCACTGTCGAtatgttaattttctaatatgtGTGCATCTGTATAGCATATCATCTAGTGTTAAACACATCAGTGtactatttttttgatattttcttgaCTTCAAGTATATATGACATTTTGAGAgctaaaatttgatatttttgcaGGATATGAATATTCGGGAAGCATTGATGAGGGCTGAGAAAGCTCTTAAGATGAGCAAACGCAAGGATTGGTACAAGATTTTGGGAGTTTCAAAGACTGCATCCATATCCGAGATCAAGCGTGCCTACAAGAAGCTTGCTCTCCAGTGGCACCCAGATAAGAATGTTAATAACAGAGAAGAAGCGGAGGCCAAATTCCAAGAAATTGCTGCAGCATATGAGGTTTGACTCTCAAGTTTTTGCCCCAACTTTTTCATAATTCTAATGTAATTTTGGCTGCCACTTGCAATCCTGCATCCCATCCAGGCAGTGATTATGCCATCATCACAACCTTGGTTTTATATTCCCTGATCTGAAAGTTATATTGTACTCGACAGGTTCTTGGAGACGAAGAAAAGCGAACAAGATATGATAGAGGGGAAGACATTGAAGATATGGGAATGGGAGGAGGTGGCGGTGGCTTCAACTTTGGTGGTGGAGGGCAGCAATTCACTTTTCATTTTGAAGGAGGCTTTCCTGGTGGTGGCTTCCCTGGTGgctttgaatttaatttttaaccgCAGTGAAGGTTGGCTCTCCTTCTCTTTCAACATGATTTGGAATTACCAATTTGACTAATGCTGACTGCTATTCCGTGGTATATATTTGGGGCCATCAAAAGAGGCTTGTTAAATGGAGAATGTATCCCTTCAAAAAGTTTTGCTTCAATGGATATCTTCATTCTGGAATTTATAGTAGTAGTTCATTATGTTCATTTTAGTTCTTTTGTTGGTTATATACTTGATGTATCCTCCTAAGTATTAATGATGTTAAATTCCATTTAACATGCTCTGGTTCttcaacaaagagaaaaagctTATGCcaatttctttttacttttacttCCGAAGATGTCAAGTGACAACATATGCAACATCTGGGCATAGTTCTATGGCTGCTTCGGTTATTTTACCGCCCCTCAGCCCACCTGTTTGTAGGGGtttatttcattgaatttgaaaCTACCGATATGAAAAAAGTATTATATAAGGGAgcttttttgataaattatatggATAATTCTCATATAAATTAACCATTGTTTAACATCATAATACAATGTTGTTAATTGAcctttttttacatttttcttttggtaATTGGTGACTTTATCCGTACTGATTAGACAGGTAAATTTGGACCATAGTAACTGAATCTACAATCATTGTACTatataagttaaagttttataagtATGATAGAATCTTAAACTTTAACCtcttagaattttaatatttcactaattttattaatctttgagTTAAAtctacataatattttataatcactatattagataagttaaaaatattaattaacgtTAATGTGGCCAAACCTACTACTCGGGTATTAAGgaatattaaattgtataaatttatattattatttataaaattaaattcgaattgaattgagatgattaaaaaatgtattattttctGACAAATCAGTTGTTATATTGAGTATATTATATgatcataatattttagattaGGGATCCATATCTCAAAAAGGAAGAACTTTATTAATTCTCTTGCAAACTTTCtgataataaagaaattattaaaaagaattaagGATATAATCGAGTTCAGTATTTTTATGTAACACAATAATTCAAAGAACTCTTGGTAATCaacacataaaaatttaaaatttcaacaccAATGGAAACAAAATCATGGCCTGAAAGCAACCGCTGCAAAAATTGTAACTCCTAAGGATACAACTGTTAGTGCACGATGATTCAAACTTAATGCAGCTGCAGAAGTATCGACTTTGGTGGCATCAGCGGAAGACCCTTTCGGAGTATCTGCCGGAAGCTCCTTCTCCGGCTTCGAAGGTGCAGGAGCCGGCGAAGCACTAGTCCCGAAAATATCCAATGGAAGGAGCACCTTGTCAACCTGATACACGGCTAAATTGGCGCTAGAAAACACACTGTTAGCCACAGTTGCATCATCAACTCCTGTAGTTAAGTTCACTTGATTCCCTGCAGTTGTGACATTGAGAGGGTACTCGCCGGCGTCGCTGTTCCCCGCCTGTGTACGCAGCGGGTTGCTCGCAGTTTGGAACTGTGACATGGTCATCAAAGTTGGGAGAACATGGAATTGTACTAGCCTGACCTTTTCTTGGTCGCTAAGTGAGTTGATTGTGCCTGATTTGAGACTCGAAAAGGCGTTATCAGCGGGCGCAAACACTGTGAGGCCCTGGTTTGTGTTGTTTAGCTGTGTGTTGATTTGATCGTCTTGTTGTGTGCTTTCCAGCAGCCGAATAAACATAGTAAATTGACCACCCTTTTCAAGGATTGCTGTAATGTTGGGGGGACCTGATGCTGGTGGCGCTTGAGCAGAAGTTTTTCTGCAATGAAGGAAGAACATAAACAGAAGAAAGAATGAGAAAGAAAGCAGGCTCGTCATTTTCTTCAGAATCAAGACGAGAAGACAGACCGTTTTTTCCAAAGGGTGATGAAGAAGAGATACAAGTTTGAAGCTTATATATTGACTGGGGTCAGATGGAAAAGATGGTCAAGTTAGGTGAAAGGGTCCAAATAGAAGGTGGGGAGTGAACTTCAATATTGTGTCTTCCTTTTAAAGGGAGATGAATTGAGAGAAGAGGTTGCTTTGGAAAGCAGGAAAAACAGcaagaaatatcattttataatgaGGTGGGTATCAGCGGAAATGATGCAAATTGAGGCCTTTGTTTGTTGCTTGTTTCTTGGGACAAGGATTCAAGAAAGAAACCTTCAAGTTGAAGAAgtgaattgaatcaaacattAGTCAGAAAATAGTATGAA
It contains:
- the LOC123213268 gene encoding dnaJ protein P58IPK homolog isoform X1, encoding MNLLSFCCVMDVMAWRGTFFTVFILHFVFACQFLLLQPLVSALDGKPGNAAELFERVSQSIKVKHYIEALNDLNAAIEADPTLSEAYYHRGAVLRQLCRYEESEKNYRKFLELKPGDSVAEKDLSQLLQAKSSLDTAFKLFDSGDYTKPLEYVDKVVLVFSPACTKAKFLKVKLLLAAKDYSTAISETGYILKEDENNLEALLLRGRAYYYLADHDVAQRHYQKGLRSDPEHSELKKAYFGLKNLLKKTKSAEDNVNKGKLRLAVEDYNAALALDPNHTAHNVHLHLGLCKVLVKLGRGKDALSSCNDALDIDGDLLEALVQRGEAKLLTEDWEGAVADFKSAAQQSPQDMNIREALMRAEKALKMSKRKDWYKILGVSKTASISEIKRAYKKLALQWHPDKNVNNREEAEAKFQEIAAAYEVLGDEEKRTRYDRGEDIEDMGMGGGGGGFNFGGGGQQFTFHFEGGFPGGGFPGGFEFNF
- the LOC123213268 gene encoding dnaJ protein P58IPK homolog isoform X2; this encodes MNLLSFCCVMDVMAWRDGKPGNAAELFERVSQSIKVKHYIEALNDLNAAIEADPTLSEAYYHRGAVLRQLCRYEESEKNYRKFLELKPGDSVAEKDLSQLLQAKSSLDTAFKLFDSGDYTKPLEYVDKVVLVFSPACTKAKFLKVKLLLAAKDYSTAISETGYILKEDENNLEALLLRGRAYYYLADHDVAQRHYQKGLRSDPEHSELKKAYFGLKNLLKKTKSAEDNVNKGKLRLAVEDYNAALALDPNHTAHNVHLHLGLCKVLVKLGRGKDALSSCNDALDIDGDLLEALVQRGEAKLLTEDWEGAVADFKSAAQQSPQDMNIREALMRAEKALKMSKRKDWYKILGVSKTASISEIKRAYKKLALQWHPDKNVNNREEAEAKFQEIAAAYEVLGDEEKRTRYDRGEDIEDMGMGGGGGGFNFGGGGQQFTFHFEGGFPGGGFPGGFEFNF
- the LOC123213268 gene encoding dnaJ protein P58IPK homolog B isoform X3, whose translation is MQALFQCRYEESEKNYRKFLELKPGDSVAEKDLSQLLQAKSSLDTAFKLFDSGDYTKPLEYVDKVVLVFSPACTKAKFLKVKLLLAAKDYSTAISETGYILKEDENNLEALLLRGRAYYYLADHDVAQRHYQKGLRSDPEHSELKKAYFGLKNLLKKTKSAEDNVNKGKLRLAVEDYNAALALDPNHTAHNVHLHLGLCKVLVKLGRGKDALSSCNDALDIDGDLLEALVQRGEAKLLTEDWEGAVADFKSAAQQSPQDMNIREALMRAEKALKMSKRKDWYKILGVSKTASISEIKRAYKKLALQWHPDKNVNNREEAEAKFQEIAAAYEVLGDEEKRTRYDRGEDIEDMGMGGGGGGFNFGGGGQQFTFHFEGGFPGGGFPGGFEFNF
- the LOC123211941 gene encoding fasciclin-like arabinogalactan protein 11, producing MTSLLSFSFFLLFMFFLHCRKTSAQAPPASGPPNITAILEKGGQFTMFIRLLESTQQDDQINTQLNNTNQGLTVFAPADNAFSSLKSGTINSLSDQEKVRLVQFHVLPTLMTMSQFQTASNPLRTQAGNSDAGEYPLNVTTAGNQVNLTTGVDDATVANSVFSSANLAVYQVDKVLLPLDIFGTSASPAPAPSKPEKELPADTPKGSSADATKVDTSAAALSLNHRALTVVSLGVTIFAAVAFRP